The bacterium genomic interval GACGGCGAGCGGCCGCCTGCCGCGGGCGCTCGACCACCATGACCGTGTCGCCCTTCAGGTCCAACGCAGCGAGCCGGTACTCGGAGCGAGGGCGACCCAGATCCTGCCCGGACCGGTCGAAGGCGAAGATCTGCCGAGGCGCGAAGGGGAGCGGAAAGCTGATCTGGCCGAGGCGCGGCACGGGCAGCTTGGCTGCGGGCAGGATGAGGGTGTCCACGGGCACGCCCGGCGACGCCACCCTCGGGAGCACCGACCGCACGTGAGCATCGGTCGCCACCGCGGCCTCGTCGTAGAAGCTCCCCTGCTCGTCCCATCCACCCAACCACGGAAGGTCGTACATCGGGACGGGCCGCCGCACCGTCTCCAACCCGCCGTCGGGACCCGGCCGCGCGTAGCGCCCGTTCCCCGCATCGGCCAGCCACAGCGCGCCGTCGGGCGCCCATGCGAGCCCGACCACGTCCTCGAACTCCCGTGGGCCCGCGCCGCGCCGCCCGACAGGAGCGCGGCGCCCAGTACGGCGGCATCCCTGGTCCCCCAGCACGCCCTGGATCTCATCGGTTGCGCCTCCGTCGGCCGTCGCATCCGAGTGTTGCCAGAATGCGCGCGTGCCCCGCCGCCCGGCCGGCGCTTCGGCGCGCCTTCGGACCTCGCCCCCGCTCTGCCCTTGCCCCGGCCCGCCTCCCGCCCTATCCTCGCACCGCCAACCCACAGCGCCATCAACCCTTCGGGAGTATCCGCCATGCGACGTACGTTCGTCGCCGCGGCTCTGGTGCTCGCCACCTGGACCGCCGCCACGACGGCCCCCGTGGCCGGGCAGCGGGCGCGCCCGGCGGCCGCCGGCAGCACCGAGGCCGTAGCGCAGAAGAATGCCAAGCGCGCGTTCACGCCCGCGGACTGGTACCGCGTCGTCACCGTCGGCTCGCCCGCGCTCTCGCCCGACGGCCGCCTCGTCGCCTTCACCGTCACCACGGTGCAAGAGGAGAAGAACCGCAGGCACACCGAGGTCTGGGTCGTACCCGCAGACGGGGGCGAGCCCGAGCGCTTCACGTCGCCCAACGTCGAGAGCACCAACCCGCGCTGGTCGCCGGACGGCAAGTACCTGTTCTTCACCTCGCGGCGCGAGGGCGGGGAAGGCACGACCTGGGCGATCCGCATGGACCGGCCCTCGGGCGAGGCGATCCAGGTGAAGGGGTACCCGGCCGGCTCGCTCCCCCGCGACAAGAGCTTCGTCGTCTACACCGCGCCGGCGGATGACGACGAGGGCGAGTCCGCCGACACCGCGTCGTCCGAGCGCTCGCGCGATCCCTACGCGCGTATGCAGCCCATGGCCCGGCCGCCGTACGGCGCGATCACGAGGCCGCTCGACCCGCGCCGCTTCGACGGGCGCCACATCGTGGACCTCCCCTACAAGCGGAACGGCCCCGGCTTCACGCCGAACCCGCGCGAGCGGCGGAAGTGGCGGCCGACGCAGATCTGGGTGCAGACCCTCGGCGACACGGCCCGCAAGATGATCACCAACACGCCGTACTCGCATGGCGTCGCCGGTGGCTTCGGGTTCGGCGGCGGTGGGCGCGGCGCCGTCGTCTCGCCGGATGGCAAGTGGGTCGCCTTCGTCGCGGACGTGGAGCTCCGGCCGGACTCGGTCGTCCAGGCGGAGCGGGACTCGCTCGCGCTGCTGCCGTACGACCCCGTGCGCGACGAGGCGCCCCGCAACGACCACGACATCTTCATCATCCCGATCACCGGCGGCGAGCCGCGGCGCGTCGCACGGCTCATGGGCACCGAGACCAACCTCGCCTGGTCGCCGGACGGCAAGCAGCTCGCCTTCGTTTCCAACCTCGGCGTGCGTACAGGGCAGCGCCGCATCTACGTCATCGACGTGAACGGCGGCGAGCCGCGCAACATCCTGGGCGACTGGCCGTACGAACCCGGCTCGTTCGAGTGGATGCCCAACGGCCGCATCGTCATGGAGGCCCAGATCGGCGGGCGCACCGCGCTGTTCCACGTGGACCCGCGGAACGGCCGCATCACGGAAGTCCTCGGCGGCCGGCGCCGTATGAGCGGCTTCTCCTACGACGAGCGCTACCGCCGCGTCGCCTACATCTCGACCGAGATCGACAAGCCGACCGAGCTCTACATCGCGGACATCGACGGCAAGAACGAGCGCCGCCTCACCGGCTTCAACGACGCGCTCAACGCCGAGATCGCGTGGTCGGACGCCGAGCGGTTCACCTACGAGTCCGTCGGGGGCTTCGAGATCGAGGCGTGGCTCATGAAGCCGTACGGCTACGAGCCGGGGAAGAAGTACCCGCTCGTCCTCTACATCCACGGCGGCCCGCACTCCGCCTACGGCGAGGGCTGGTTCGACGAGTTCCAGAACCTGGCGGCCGCCGGCATGTGGGTGCTCTTCACCAACCCGCGGGGCTCCAGCGGCTACGGTGCCGACTTCACCTACAGCACGCGGGGCAAGTGGGGCGGGGAAGACTACCTGGACATCATGAAGGCGGTGGACATCGTCGCCCGGCGGCCCGATGTGGACTCGACCCGCATGGGCGTGACCGGCGGATCGTACGGCGGCTTCATGACCGCGTGGATCACCACCAAGACCGACCGCTTCAAGGCCGCGCAGACGGACCGGATGATCAGCAACTGGTGGTCCTGGTACGGCACTTCGGATGCCCAGGGGCTCACCGAGTTCGAGTTCTACGGCAAGCCGTGGGACAACCCCGCGAACTACGACACGCTCTCGCCGATCCGCTACGCGCACCGGGTCAAGACACCCACGCTGATCGTGCAGTCCGAGGAGGATCACCGCACGCCGATGGGCGAAGCGGAGCAGTGGTTCGTGGCCCTCAAGAAGAACGGCGTGCCCGTCGAGTTCATCCGCTACCCGCGCTCGAACCACGACCTCTCGCGCACCGGCGAGCCGTGGCTGCTCGTGGACCGTCTCGCTCGCCTGCGTCAGTGGTTCACGTACTGGCTCATCGGTCCGGAAGACGTGGAGGCGGCGACGACGGAGGCCAGCAGCGACGGCGGCGGCTCACGCTGAGACATTCCGCACGACCGAGAGGCGGGGCCGGCGATCTCGCACGCCGGCCCCGCCGTCCATCGTATCCAGAACCGAAGGGCAGTCGCGGAGCCGAGCCCGCAGCGGCTCGGCGCCCCGGCCCTGCTTCGTCACGATGGGGCTGGCCCGCGCCACCCGCCCTGGCGACGGGGAGCGGCAGGCGCCGGTGGGGCCGCGCAGCGCGTCTCGCTTTCCTTGCGCGGAGGCGGCAAACCGCCATACTCGCCGCAGCACGGCTCTTAGCCATGGAAGTTTGCCGCACTGGACGCGGCGAAGTTCCAACGCATCGGCGGCGCGGCCCTGCGCCGTGGAAGTTTGCCGCGCCGGGCCCCGCGAAGTTCCACACGTAACGCCCGCACGGTCTGCGATCATGGAAGTTTGCCGCACCGGGTAGGGCGAAGCAAAGCGGGGCGAGAGGGTAACCTCACACTTCGACGGGGAGCGGGTGATGCAGGTCGCACCCCGGGCTGAACCCGCCGCCGCACGCGGGGCAGCGATGCCCGCTGTCGACGCACTCCCGGATGGTCAGCACGTGGCCGCACGCGCCGCAGAGCACCGCGGGCGTATCGAGCCGCTCACGCGGCCACCGTTCGGGCGAGTGCCTCTCGTGTTCGGTGTGGCGGTCGTGACCGGCGTAGGACTTCCCGCAGCAGGGCAAGCGGATGGCGCTGAGGTCCAGCGGCCCGTGTCAGTGGGCGCAGCGCGTCTCGGCGTCCAGCGGCGGGCCGTAGACTTCGGGGCGGGAACGGGAGGACCACGACGCCCCACCGCGTTCGGGGCCGTGGTCTCGAGACACGGCGTCGCACCGCGTTCGAGGCCGCCGTCGTCCTGAGATGCGGTGCCGCCGCGAGCCGGGCCGGACGCGCCGGGGCCCGGCTCGTGCGCCGTCGTCGTCACGCTCCGGGCTCGACCCCGCGCACCGCGGCGATGATCTTCCACGCCACGGGCAGGAGCGCCGCCGCGAGCAGGAGCTTCACCGCGTCGCCCACGAGGAACGGCAGGAACCCCGCGAGCAGCGCCCGCTCCCAGCCCACGAAGGCGGCGAGCCAGGTCACGCCGAACGCGTAGATCACGGCGGTCCCCGCGAGCATCGCCAGTGCAGCGGTGTCGAAGCGCCGGTCCCAGCCGCGCTCCGCGAGCCGGCCCACCAGCCAGGCAGAGAACGGGAAGGCCATGAGGTAGCCGCCGGTCGGACCCAGCAGCCACGGCAGGCAGCAACCGCCTCCCGAGAAGATCGGCAGCCCGGCGACTGCGGCGGCGAGGTAGGTCAGCATGCTCGCCACACCGCGCCCACTGCCCAGCGCCGCGCCGACCAGCAGGACGGCGAACGTCTGACCGGTGATCGGCACCTGCGAGAACGGCAACGGCACCGACAGCCGGGCGCCCAGCGCCACCAGCGCAGCGCCCGCCGTCACCAGCACGACCTCCGCCGTGGCGCGACGCAGCGCCGTCGCACCCCGCGCGCCTGCCACCAGCGTACCCGC includes:
- a CDS encoding biotin transporter BioY; amino-acid sequence: MTIAGTLVAGARGATALRRATAEVVLVTAGAALVALGARLSVPLPFSQVPITGQTFAVLLVGAALGSGRGVASMLTYLAAAVAGLPIFSGGGCCLPWLLGPTGGYLMAFPFSAWLVGRLAERGWDRRFDTAALAMLAGTAVIYAFGVTWLAAFVGWERALLAGFLPFLVGDAVKLLLAAALLPVAWKIIAAVRGVEPGA